The following coding sequences are from one Ornithodoros turicata isolate Travis chromosome 1, ASM3712646v1, whole genome shotgun sequence window:
- the LOC135392524 gene encoding uncharacterized protein LOC135392524, whose translation MSPFFIEKAVASLSKHIPEIKRMRSGDLLIKCTSETDCETILNTHEMLGKGISASLHKTLNTSRGVIAVSELIDVPVEEILLNLKDQDVIDVRKIKIRKNNEYITTRNIILTFDRPTLPQKLKVGYLSAEVRPYIPNPLRCFRCNRFGHAADSCRGSACCARCGKADHETKECKGPDCCVNCSSNHPSYSRSCAKWKYEKEVLHVKVTHNLTYPEARKKVAPIFFEKSFATAVKQKVKLVTQYTQTEQSIFTQTNASQIQGGADPPPTPEIPVASLTPAPLLSSQSTEVTSMDCEDETSSERSFASTSSQAPKKNRSSLSGSGSLPDISDKELAAARKKTTRPRVTPPTKNR comes from the coding sequence ATGTCGCCgttcttcattgagaaggcggtggcatctcTGTCTAAGCATATACCTGAGATAAAGCGCATGCGATCAGGCGACTTGTTAATAAAGTGCACATCTGAAACAGACTGTGAGACCATTCTGAACACACATGAAATGTTGGGAAAAGGGATATCAGCTTCCTTGCACAAGACACTGAACACCAGTCGAGGCGTCATTGCCGTATCAGAACTCATCGACGTCCCCGTTGAGGAAATTCTTCTAAACCTGAAAGACCAGGACGTCATAGAtgtacgaaaaataaaaataagaaagaacaaTGAGTACATTACAACCCGCAATATTATCCTTACCTTTGATCGCCCGACTCTGCCTCAAAAGTTAAAAGTAGGATACCTGTCAGCAGAAGTTCGCCCATACATCCCAAATCCGTTGCGCTGCTTCCGTTGTAACAGATTCGGTCATGCTGCCGACTCATGCCGTGGCTCCGCCTGTTGCGCACGGTGTGGGAAGGCCGACCACGAAACAAAAGAATGCAAAGGGCCAGACTGTTGTGTCAACTGCTCTTCTaaccacccatcctactcgAGATCCTGTGCAAAATGGAAATATGAAAAGGAAGTCCTACATGTTAAAGTCACGCATAACCTCACTTACccagaagccaggaaaaaaGTAGCCCCCATCTTTTTCGAGAAATCTTTTGCCACAGctgtaaaacagaaagtaaaactaGTCACACAGTACACACAGACCGAGCAGTCAATATTCACCCAGACCAACGCAAGTCAGATCCAAGGAGGTGCAGATCCACCTCCAACTCCCGAAATTCCTGTGGCGTCGCTAACACCGGCGCCACTcctgtcctcacagtccacggaggtgacatccatggattgcgaggacgagacgagctctgagcgctcctttgcgagcacgagctcccaagCCCCCAAAAAGAATAGATCTAGTCTGTCGGGGAGCGGGTCACTCCCTGACATATCTGACAAGGAGCTTGCGGCTGCACGAAAGAAAACCACAAGGCCGCGGGTCACACCTCCAACAAAAAATAGGTAA
- the LOC135392531 gene encoding uncharacterized protein LOC135392531, with protein MIERKNRLSSSNFGKVCKRRSTTLSSSLVKQLVYPRPFSTSATEYGKQNEDVAIRLYEAQRNCSVQKCGLFVDLEYGFLAASPDGIVQDTGIAEVKCPASKKDLAPEAAAKAQNPRKFQEQFALHQGHDYYYQIQGQFHITKREFCDSIVYTEQGIHIERIMRDDDFWAKKMEPFLLPFYTDCMLPEIVDPRETRSMPLREPKRIMAAIQNHKENLDRKLQKKSTRKPGPPLTVIN; from the coding sequence ATGATAGAGCGCAAGAACCGACTGTCGTCTTCAAACTTCGGTAAAGTTTGTAAAAGGAGGAGCACCACGCTTAGCAGCAGCCTTGTGAAGCAGCTTGTGTACCCAAGGCCATTCTCTACAAGTGCTACagagtatggaaagcagaatgAGGATGTTGCCATCAGATTGTATGAAGCACAGCGAAATTGCAGCGTGCAGAAATGTGGATTGTTCGTTGATCTGGAGTACGGGTTCCTGGCCGCATCCCCAGATGGCATAGTTCAAGATACTGGGATTGCGGAAGTGAAATGCCCTGCATCAAAGAAGGACCTTGCTCCCgaagcagcagcaaaagcacaGAACCCCCGAAAGTTCCAGGAACAATTTGCATTGCATCAAGGGCATGACTACTATTACCAGATACAAGGCCAGTTCCACATCACAAAGCGTGAGTTCTGCGACTCTATTGTTTACACAGAACAAGGCATTCATATTGAACGAATAATGAGGGATGACGACTTCTGGGCAAAGAAGATGGAACCTTTCCTTCTTCCATTCTACACGGATTGTATGCTGCCAGAAATTGTGGACCCCCGGGAGACAAGGAGCATGCCATTGAGGGAGCCCAAGCGCATCATGGCTGCCATCCAGAATCATAAGGAGAACCTCGACAGAAAGCTGCAGAAGAAGTCAACAAGGAAGCCAGGCCCTCCCCTAACTGTGATAAATTGA